Proteins encoded in a region of the Rutidosis leptorrhynchoides isolate AG116_Rl617_1_P2 chromosome 9, CSIRO_AGI_Rlap_v1, whole genome shotgun sequence genome:
- the LOC139868125 gene encoding uncharacterized protein — protein MTAAQAADTTGTITSHVFVHHRALFILFDSGSTHSIVSVKSSKYLKVSLTWLSTPFTISTPMGSIEIIDRVYQNCRLEFNDCIFPSNLYPMTMHDFDIILGMDWLSRHHANIDCYSKRILFGNHSIPDCVFNGDLPVKSIKVISALKAQRLISHGCVGYLASIQNLSIESPSLENIDVVREFPGVFPDELQGLPPVREVEFSIDLIPGS, from the exons ATGACTGCTGCTCAGGCTGCTGACACGACAG GTACTATTACTAGTCATGTATTTGTACACCATCGTGCCCTCTTCATTCTGTTTGATTCTGGCTCTACGCACTCAATTGTGTCTGTTAAGAGCTCGAAATATTTGAAAGTGTCTCTAACTTGGTTGTCTACTCCGTTTACGATCTCTACCCCAATGGGTAGTATTGAAATTATAGATCGCGTGTATCAAAACTGCCGTTTGGAATTCAATGACTGTATATTTCCCTCAAATCTCTATCCTATGACCATGCATGACTTTGACATTATTCTTGGCATGGATTGGTTATCTCGTCATCACGCGAATATCGATTGTTATTCTAAGAGGATTTTGTTTGGAAATCATTCTATACCCGACTGTGTCTTTAATGGTGATCTTCCTGTGAAATCTATCAAGGTTATCTCAGCGCTTAAGGCGCAAAGGCTCATTTCACATGGTTGTGTTGGTTATTTAGCTTCAATTCAGAATTTGTCTATCGAGAGTCCTTCACTTGAAAATATTGATGTTGTTCGAGAGTTTCCCGgtgtatttcctgacgaattgcaGGGTTTGCCTCCAGTTCGTGAAGTTGAATTTTCGATTGATTTGATTCCTGGTTCCTAA